The following nucleotide sequence is from Vibrio sp. SCSIO 43136.
ACAACGTTAGAAGTTGGGCAAACAGTTTGTGTCGCAGTAGACGCCAAGCGCTGTTCTATTTTTGACTCAGTGAGTACCAATCGCCTCTAAACCTCACTTATTTATAAGCCACTCTAACTTAAATTGGAGTGGCTTTTTGATCGCTATCACTGCAATCGCTATACTCGACTTCTGATACTTTTGCACAATAACGACATTCAAGAACCGATCACTCTCTATGCCTAAGCCCCATATTCTCGACACCATCAAAAGCTTCACCAGCATCGAACAAGCGCTCGATCACTTTGAGATTGGTTATGATAGTAAGTTTACCGATGAGTACGGAGACGAGTTGGTAAAGCGATTCAATGGCTACTTGATATTGCAAAAACCCAACGATTGGTTTGAGGCAAGACGAGCGTTAAAGAATGCCTACTGCAAAATACAACGTGGGCGCTTAGACAAACATACCCGCAGTGCCTGTCGGGGCTGTACTACC
It contains:
- a CDS encoding nitrogen fixation protein NifW translates to MPKPHILDTIKSFTSIEQALDHFEIGYDSKFTDEYGDELVKRFNGYLILQKPNDWFEARRALKNAYCKIQRGRLDKHTRSACRGCTTCQRR